Proteins encoded in a region of the Pirellulales bacterium genome:
- a CDS encoding exo-alpha-sialidase: MIGRDLRFLYVASLLIVTLIGESNAELSIERVFGTETPGGKYKHPACIEELPNGDLYLAYYGGDGEYESNTADFASRRVKGSTAWSPPKRIADTPGRSDGNPVVWQEPGGPLWFFYVVRYGDTWSDSIIKYKLSHDNGETWSDSEALSLEKGLMVRSQPVQLANGDFLLPIYHERGHDKEFVGADSASLFARHDKTTGKWTFTQEIHSRMGNIQPSVVACDARHLLAFCRRGGGYDRVPDGFIVRTESHDGGRTWSPGVDTEFPNPNAAVDLIRLQNEHLVLIYNDSFDGERMPLTMRVSTDCGKSWSAGHNIVNKLGDDAAYPYLIQTNDGRIHGVYTSEERTVIHHFTIDETDITKP, from the coding sequence ATGATCGGCCGTGATTTGAGATTCCTGTATGTGGCCAGCTTGTTGATTGTGACGCTGATTGGAGAGTCGAACGCTGAACTGTCGATTGAGCGCGTCTTCGGAACCGAAACTCCCGGCGGCAAGTATAAGCATCCGGCGTGCATCGAAGAGTTGCCGAACGGCGACTTGTATCTGGCCTACTATGGCGGCGACGGTGAATATGAGAGCAACACGGCCGACTTCGCCTCGCGACGGGTGAAAGGCTCGACCGCGTGGTCGCCCCCAAAACGGATTGCCGATACGCCGGGCCGTTCGGATGGCAATCCGGTGGTTTGGCAGGAGCCGGGGGGGCCACTGTGGTTTTTCTACGTCGTCCGCTATGGCGATACGTGGTCGGACTCGATCATCAAGTACAAACTCTCGCACGACAACGGCGAGACCTGGAGCGATTCTGAGGCGCTCTCACTCGAGAAAGGGCTCATGGTTCGCTCACAGCCAGTCCAACTGGCCAATGGCGACTTCCTGCTGCCGATTTACCATGAGCGCGGGCACGACAAGGAATTTGTTGGAGCCGACAGTGCGTCGCTATTCGCGCGTCACGACAAGACAACCGGGAAGTGGACGTTCACACAGGAAATCCATTCGAGGATGGGAAACATTCAGCCGTCGGTTGTGGCGTGCGATGCAAGGCACCTGCTCGCGTTTTGTCGGCGCGGCGGCGGTTACGATCGCGTGCCCGATGGTTTCATCGTGCGGACCGAGTCGCACGACGGCGGCCGCACCTGGTCGCCGGGCGTCGACACCGAGTTCCCGAATCCCAACGCGGCTGTAGACCTCATCCGACTGCAGAATGAACACCTGGTGCTGATCTACAACGACAGCTTCGACGGCGAACGCATGCCATTGACGATGCGTGTTTCGACCGATTGCGGCAAGTCATGGTCGGCGGGGCACAACATCGTGAACAAACTAGGAGACGATGCGGCATACCCGTATCTCATCCAGACGAACGATGGGAGGATTCACGGCGTCTACACATCCGAAGAGCGGACGGTGATTCATCACTTCACGATCGACGAAACAGATATCACGAAGCCGTAG